The Pseudorca crassidens isolate mPseCra1 chromosome 3, mPseCra1.hap1, whole genome shotgun sequence genome includes the window CACACACACCTGCCTCGCCCCACCTACCCTCCAGATGTCCTTGTCTCCAGGTGACCTCTCTGGGGAGCAATTTGGAATTAGCTATCAGTGAGGAAAGACCTGCTGTTCCAGGCATCGGATACTCTCCAGAGCAACTGCAGTCAGTGGGGCACAGATTTGGCATAGCGTGGGTATAGCAAGGTCAaggcaaccagagaaagaaatCCTGCAGCCGCTGCAGGAGATGCAAGAACTcacctctagggacttccctggtggtccagtggttaggactccacactttcactgccgtgggcctgggttcagttcctggtcggggaactaagatcccacaagccgcgcagcgtgaccaaaaaaaaaaaaagagctcaccTCTAGTGAATTCGGCACGGCCAGATGCAAAAACTGCTTCGCCTGGGACCTGCCCATAGAACTCTGTAACATCCGCCAGTGGTAGCATGTCCAAATTACTGCATGAGATCTGAGAATAATATGAAACAGCCTGACCGATAATCATTATTTGGGGTATTAATTTTACCATGAAGAATGCTCagtttttgatactgagctgaaACCTTCATCCCTGAACGTCTCTGCTCACCCCTGGACGCCAGAGCTGCCAGGATCATCATTCCTCCGGGAAAGTTGGTTCTGGGTCTGCTGTGCTCTGGGTTGTGGGCCATCTGGGGGAAGGAGGCCCAGTCATGGGCTCTGCCACATTGAGAATCTGAGGAAAGCATCCGTGTTTCCCCAGAAAAGTACGCATGTGGTGATCCATCATAGCCCTTTTTTcccagatatatatttatatatacatatatatgtatgtacttatgtatacgtattctttttcagattttttccattatagtttattacaagatagtgaatatagttccctgtgctgtacagtaggtccttgttggttatctattttgtatatagtagtgtggatctgttaatcccaaacttctaatttatccctccctgccctttcccctttgataaccgtCAGTTTGTTTTCtgggtctgtgagtctgtctctgttttgtaaataagtacatttgtatcatttttttttagattccacatataagtgagatcatatggtatttgtctttctctgcttgactgacttcacttggtatgataatctctagggctatccatgttgctgcaaatggcattatttcactctttttttaaaaaaattatttatttttggctgtgttgggtctttgttgctgcgtgcaggctttctctagttgcagcgagcgagggctactcttcgttgcagtgtgcgggcttctcattgcagtgtcttctcttgttgcggagtacaggctataggcacgtgggcttcagtagttgtggcacgtgagctcagtagttgtggcttgtgggctcagtagttgtggctcgtgggctcagtagttgtggctcgcaggctctagagcgcaggctcagtagttgtggtgcacaggcttagttgctccgcggcatgtgggatcttcccggaccagggctcgaacccatgtcccctgcattggcaggcagattcttaaccactgtgccaccagggaagtccctatttcactctcttttgtggctgagtaatattccatttatatatatatcacatcttctttatccattcatctgttgatggacatatttaggttgcttccatgtcttggctattgtaaatagtgctgctatgaaattTGGGGTCATCATAGCCCATTTTTGTTTATAATTCATGATGTTCTTAAACCCCTTCATTTCTGAGATGGTTAGAGGCTCCCTAAGGAGTTGGGTCCATCTGTAAATATATGTTGAGACCCTGCTATCTACCATGCACCAAGTCTATAAATAATTCTTAACAGGTGTAACAAAGGGAGAGCGTaataacaaacaacaaaaataatagtagtaatgGTAGTCAACATTATTCGAGTCCCTACAGTATGCCAAACATTGCTTGGAACTCTTTAGCGTGAATTAGTTCCTTCATTTGTTATAACTACCTTGTGAAGTAAGTactttattatccccattttacagatgaggaaactgaggcacagagaggttgagtgacttgcccaagtcacTGCCCTTCCCCCCACAGGCAGGGTTCAAATCCAGGAGACTAGCCTCAGAGGCCATGGTATCATGCTGCTGCCCACGGAGATGCTgagagagggggtggggaaggggctgagggaggatCTTTGGGATAGGCCAGCGCATGTGCCTTCCCACTCTGCAGTGAGTCAGGAACCCCGCCTGTCTTCTGAGGATAGGTCACTCTGTCCCCAGGGATCTAGTTATCCCTGCAGCCCTGACCTAATGCCACATTTCCTCTGCTCTTGCTCCCAGGAGCTGGAGAAGCTGGGGCTCGGTGACAGCGTGGACCTGCATGTGTATGAGATTCCAGTGGAGTACAAGACAGTCCAGAGGCTCATCCCCGCTCTGTGGGAGAAGCACAGTCCACAGGTAAGTGGGGCAAAGATGAGTGGGGGAAAGGTAGGTGCTTCCCCATCAGGACCTGCAGGTGGGTGCCCCACACATGGATGGCTCGTGTGACTTTGTTCCTGCTCTGATCACATGGCTGACGCCACAGCCTTATTTCCTAAAGTGCCGCACTTTCCTGGGTTACCCTTAGAGGTGAGGGAGGAAAGCCAACATCTGGAACTTCACAGAGCCTGGTTCTGTCCCACTTGAGTTCTGTATCAGTCATGACCTGTTTGGTGATAAGTGACAGTCAAATCACACCTCAATCCAGCTTGAGCCCAAATGTTGGTATGCTTTAGGTATAGCTTCAGGTGGTATAGATTCAGGTGCTCACCCAATGTCGTCAGCCTCCTCTCTTGACCACGTAGCTTTGCTTTGCTTTCCACTTTGCTTTTGCTGTGGCAAAGATAGGTGGTTGCTGGCTGATATCCTCCCAACTCAGCCACTCAGCAGAAAGAGAACACCTCTCCTCCAAATAATTCCCCAAAGTCTATGGCTGATTCTCATTGGCTGGCTCGGGTCACAGGCCAGTCCCTGAGCCAATCACTATGGTTGGGGAAGAAGGAATGCTCTGATTTGTGAAGCCTGAGTCCCACATGCCCACTCCGGTGGCCAGAGGGTGGTGTCACCTCTCTCCAAACCTCCTAGAATGAGAAGAAGTGGAGGGTGGTCCACAAAGGGAAAATAGCTGTGGGAGAGAGCTGTGGTTTTAACCCGATATGATGGAATGGAGGCCAGACAGGCAGGAACCACACCCTCCCACAGAGGTAGTTTTGGCCCAGCCAAGACCTTGGGCAGGAGCCATCTGGGAACTTACCTGGGCTGGTATCTCTGACAAGTGCAGTCCCAGTCCCCTTTGTGGGGGCCTCACTCAGCTTCCGACCCTAGCCTGCTGTTTCAGATCCTCCAGGGCTGGCTGGAGGTATCTTCCTTTCTAAGAAGCCCTCTCATTGCACCTCAAGTAGAATTTGTCCCGtaaggggtgggtgggtgggataaagtgggaggttgggattaacatacacacactactatatataaaatagataactaataaggacctactgtatagcatagggaactctactcaatactctgtaatggcctatatggggaagTAATCTAAAAatcagtggatatatgtataactgattcactttgctgtacacctgaaacacaacattgtaaatcaactatactccaataaaaaaaatttttttgaatgtggctactttcttatttttattattgtaattaatGAAGTTCTGTGTTCTAAGGTACACATTACACTTTGTATCCATGGACCCTTCTTGATACATAAAAGTATCATCAagtatgtaaaaaacaaaaaggtcagGCAATAAAGCAAAAATAGGACAGTAAAAACAATACGAtattcacttttctttcctttaaaacagAAGTGTTCTTAACAATTGCTTGCTGTTGGCTCACAGAACTAGAGAATGTATATTAGAACATCTGTACTCAGAACAATGATCTTCCTTGGCCGTTACTGTGATAAGAAGCAATAAGCCATATAATTTACAAGAAGAAAGCTAATGAATCCTTCAGAAAACACAACCTGGCCGTTTATCTTCAGTGCAAAATAATAAGGTGGCAGGAGTATATAGAGAAACAAGTCTTGGAGAACATCCTGTAAGGGAATCCAGCTGTGCTTGTATGGTCACAAGCTTGTTACAGAAATCAAACAATTCCTTGTGACTGAATTCCACAAGAACTTCCTACAGGCTCTTCGACTCTTCATTGCTTACTCCTAGCTGTAACACAGCTTGAAGAGATTTTAGTTTTGCTTGGGCAGAGTGGGCCATCTATCTGAAGGTTAAGCTGCCATCGACCGTCTCCAGCTTGTGGGGTGCGAGAATCCTCTGCCTGAATTTTTCAATTGCTTCTTGACCCATAGACGACCAAGCATTGACAAATGCTTCTGCTTTGTCTTGTCTAAGATGAATGTTCTCTAACTGCTGCTGCAAAGCAGCTGGCTTCACGTTGTGATATACGGCCTGTTCTAAAATGAATGATATTGTTGCAAGAACTAGGTGAAGATCTTGTCTCTCTAGAGAAAATGCAGCTTGgagtctttcttcctcttcttcactgAAACTATTCTCAGCCTTCAGGTGAAGTTTTTGAAGAATTGGGGTGAGCAATCGTGGAAGTTTTCCtatatctatttcatttatcagCGACACTGCTTTTTTCATGCTGGGGCTCTCCTGCAGAGTCAGTGCCGTGGATGCCGCCATCGTTGAAGCTCCCtcaaaactcttttttaaaaattagaatttgggggcttccctgatggcgcagtggttgagaatctgcctgccaatgcaggcgacgcgggttcgtgccccggtccgggaagatcccacatgccgcggagcaactggacccgtgagccacaactactgagcctgcgcgtctggagcccgtgctccgcaacgggagaggccgcgacagtgagaagcccgcgcaccgcgatgaagagtggcccccgctcgccgcaactagagaaagccctcgcacagaaacgaagacccaacacagccaaaaataaataaataaatttattttttaaaaaaattagaatttgtcCCTTTTTACAGAGGGGGACCTGGAGGCTCAGTGAGATGTGACTGAAGGTTCTGTGAATGAGCTTTTTCCTCTACTGTCTATATAGTCCTGCCTTATTCTAGCTAAAAAGAAAACCTAAGGCATGAAGATGTCTTAAAAATGTCTCACTAtatagaaaggaataaagaagatgCATTTTGGGTCCAGGCTGCTACTGATGAGCTGTGAGGTCTCAGGGAAGCTCCTTGGGctccccgtgcctcagtttcctcctgtgacAGGTGGAAATAATAACAGTCAGGAATCAACCAAgcacagatcaaaaatatttgaaaaaaaattccagagaattccctggtggtccagtggttagaaccccatgcttccactgctgggggcccgggtttaatccctggttggggaactaacatccaGTAAGCCGTGCAgtgcagaataaataaataaatacataaattcagaaagttccagaaagcaaaacttgaatttgccttgAGCTGAcagctatttatttatataacatttgcaTTCTATTAGGTATCGTAAGCAATCCAGAGATGATCTGAGGTACACAGGAAGATGTGCAGTAGGTTATATGAAAATACTACGCCATTTTAGATGAGAGACTTGAGCATCCCCAGCTGTTGTTATCTGAAGAGGGGGGGAACCTGGAACCAATCTCCTGTGGATACCGAAGCGAGGGGTGACTGAAGTACTAAAATTCTACCACCCAATTCCAGCGCGTGGGTGGGGTTatccccacaccaagcaattcttggAGAGCGGCTGTgggtcctacaattcaactcaattctgacactacctaccCAGAGATAGAATCTCATTCCACAGGGTAAGGGCTCCATCCTACAGCACTgccctccacttcagatgccaatctttttttttttttttgaagtatagttgatttacaatgttgtgttaatttctgctgtacagcaaagtgattcagttatacatatatatacattcttttttttaatattcttttccattatggttatcacaggatatggaatatagttccctgtgctctacagtaggaccttattgtttatccattctatataaaatagtttgcataTGCCAATCTTAAGTctaggttgttacctgtgcttctgtccaactggctataaatcaggggttcccatgaccccttccttgggttccattaatttgctagagcagctcacagaactcaggaaccCCATTTACTCACTGGATTACCGGTTTACTATAAAAgcatataactcaggaacagccagccAGATGAAAGAGATGCATAGGACAATGTATGCTTTGTCCTACGCCCTCCCAAGCATATGCTGCTTCGCCCTCCCAAGCGCCCTACTCTCCCCAGCTGAACTCCATCTCCaggccctctcccttcctctgaggtaggggggtggggctgaaagttccaaccctctaatcatgtggttggttcctctggcaaccagcccccattctAAAGTGCTTTCCAAAAGTTACCTCATTAACAaaacaggggaattccctggaagtccagtggttaggactccacgcttccattgcagagggcacgggtttgattcctggtcagggaactaagatcccacatgccatgcagcagaaaaaaaaaaaaaaaaaattaaccaaacaGGACATCTTTattgctctcatcacttagggAACTCTAacggttttaggagctctgtgccaggaagagTGAACtaagaacaaatatatatttctttttttatttttaatatttatttatttattttggctacactgggtcttagttgcggcatgcgggcttttAGCTATGGCATGAgaacttttagttgcagcatgcatgtgggatctagttccccaaccagggatcgaaccccaggcccctgcattgggagcatggggtCTCaccccctgcaccaccagggaagttccaacacATGTATGTCTCTTACTATAGATCTCGCTATCACAAGCACTAACATCATGAGTTTGTGGTGGGGATGAGAGAGATGAGGCCAGTAGGGCAATAAACAATTCTCAGCCCACCCCAGGGTTTCTCAGCTACACTGGAGCCAGAGCCTGCTCTGTGATGGGCTGTGCTGTGCACTGTAGGGTGCTGAGCAGAATCCCTGGCCACCACCCATGAGATGCCAGGAGCACCGTGTCTCCAGTTTGATACCCCATAACGTTTCCAGATGTTGCCAAACATCCTCTGGAGGGAGgctcacccctggttgagaactcCTGGTCTGTAgtaagctcttttttaaaaaaaaaatttatttatttaggctgcgccaggtcttagtttgGCACACGgcatcttcgttgcggcatgtggactcttagttgtggcatgcggacttcttagttgtggcacacagacttcttagttgcggcatgtatgcAGGatatagttccccaaccagggatagaaccccaagccccttgcattgggagcgtggagtcttacccactggaccaccaggaaagtccctatagTAAGCTCTTAATAGTGGTTAACTGGTACCATGGCTATTGTCATCACTCACATCTTCTTCACACACATGCATCTTCATATACATTTGTGCTCACCCGCAAGTACTGTTTAAGCATCGTACTGCATGGATTAGCATCCTGTGGCTGACGTAACAATTGACTGCCAACTAGGTGTCttaaaactacagaaatttataagcacacagttctggaggccagaagtccaaaatcaaggcatgAGCAGGGCTGTggctccctccaaaggctctaggggaggatccttccttgtctcttccagcttctggtggccccaggcattccttggcttgtggcctcatCACTCTATCCTCTGCCACTGGCTCCACATGAccttctcctttcccctctctctgtccctgctctgtgtgtctcttttAAGGGCATTTGTCAATGGATTTTGAACCCATCCAGGTaatccaggaggacctcatctcaagatcctttacttaattacatctgcaaagaccctttcccAAATAAGTTCCCAGTCACAGTTTCCAGGTATTAGGACAGGGAcatacctttccttttcttttttttggtggtggtggtggaatcaCCATTCAACCCTCTATACtacagctactttttttttttttttttactttttagccGCACcgcgcggcatgtgagatctccgTGCTCTGCAGTCGAGTCTTAACACGCAgggtcttaaccgctggaccaccagggaattccctacattcttttttcatgccCAGTCTCTGAAACTGGTGTGTGTGCTGCACTGGCATCTCAATCTGTATCAGCcatgtgttggcaatctgtatatcttctttggggaaatgtctctttaggtcttccacccatttttggattgggttgtttgtttttttgatattgagctgcttgtatattttggagattaatcctttgtcagttgcttcatttgcaaatattttctcctattctgagggttatATTTTcgtcttggttatggtttcctttgctgtgcaaaagcttttaattttcattaggtcccatttgtttatttttgtttttatttccattcctctaggaggtgggtcaagaaggatcttgctgtgatttatgtcatagagtgttctgcctatgttttcctctaagggttttatagtgtgtgcccttacatttaggtctttaatccattttgtgtgtttttttaaaattaattatttatatttatttttggctgtgttgggtcttcgtttctgtgcgagggctttctctagttgtggcaaaccggggccactcttcatcgcggtgcgcgggcctctcactatcgcggcctctcttgttgcggagcacaggctccagatgcgcaggctcagtagttgtggctcacgggcctagttgctccgcggcatgtgggatcttcccagaccagggctcgaacccgtgtcccctccattggcaggcagattctcaacctctgcgccaccagggaagcccattttgtgtttatttttggacatggaagcaacctaagtgtccattgacagatgaatggataaggaagatgtggcacatatgtacaatggaatattactcagccataaagagaaatgaaattgagttatttgtagtgaggtggatgaacttaaagtctgtcatacagcgtgaggtatgtcagaaagagaaaaacaaataccgtatgctaacacatatatatgaaatctaaaaaacaaaaaatggttctgatgaacctaggggcaggacaggaataaagacgcagacacagagaatggacttgaggacatgggaaggaggaaggataagctgggacgaagtgagagagtagcattgacatatatatactagtgggaaacagctgtatagcacagggagatcagctcgatgctttgtgatgacctagaggggtgggctagggagggtgggaaggaggcgcaagagggaggggatatggggatgtgtgtatacatacagctgattcactttgttatacagcagaaactaatacaacattgtaaagcaattatactccaataaagatgtgaaaaaaaaagtcactgtgaGATATATCACCGTAGGGAAATAACcaataatgaaataaagaaaatgcatagAAGAAAGTTTGTatcagccacatttcaaatggtcaatagccacatgtgtcCTGTGACTGCCGTATGGCACAGTGTGCTcatcagtctttattttaaatgttcacatATTTTCTTACAGTGCCCTTTCtgtatataaacatacacacaaataattaATATTTGAAGTTAAACTGTATTCAGTTTGGTATCCTGCCTCTTATAAATATGTTATCATGAGCATTTAATCACGCAGGTCATGAAAAATTCTCCCTTAACATTATTTTAACAGCTGGGTAATATTTAGTAATTAATACAACCATTCTCCTATTATTGGGCATGCTGGTCATTTctatgttttgggggttttttcctCACTTTTATAAATAACACCGAAGTGACCATCGGCAAATTATTATCCCTTTGATTGTTTTTAGGTTAGATTCCCGGAAATTATACCTTGCCTTTTGTGTTTGGCAATATGTCTTGAAGATTATTTCACACAGAATTGCCTTGGGCATGTTAACAGCTACAAAGTAGCTCATACTTTACTTATCcaaccccccccgcccccacctcacccccaccccccccgcccccacctcaccccacccccccgcccccacctcacccccacccccacctcaccaTGGATGGctaattaggttgtttccaatatttgATTGTAATgacaaagctgcaatgaacatctttgcATATTTCACATTCTTGCATGTTTCACTTGGCACACCTTTCTGTAAGAGTGACTGTAGGGTCTGTTCCAGCAGCAAGGTGTCAGAAAGCACGTAACCCCCAGCAGAGCTCTGTGAGGATGCTGCCCTCTCCTTGGCCTGGGGGGACTCCCAGTCCCATGACCAGACCCTATTAAGCCTTGCCCATCTGTCTGCAGCTGGTGGTGCATGTGGGGGTGTCAGGCATGGCGACCACAGTCACGCTGGAGAAGTGCGGGCACAACAAGGGCTACAAGGGGCTGGACAACTGCCGATTCTGCCCTGGCTCCCAGTGCTGTGTGGAGGATGGGCCTGAAAGCATTGACTCCATCATTGACATGGACGCTGTATGTAAGAGGGTTACTACACTGGGCCTGGATGTGTCAGTGACCATCTCACAAGATGCCGGCAGGTAAGGCACCATGGGGCCCTATGGTGTAGGTGTGAGTAGGAGTTTCCCTCCTACATCAGCCCAGGCTGGGTGTTGAACAAGCCAAGTGTGTTTGACTTTAGCCTCTTTGGGCCAAGtgcccactttttctttttcactttttttttttttttttagtacgcaggcctctcactgttgcggcctctcccgttgcggagcacaggctccggatacgcaggctcagtggccatggctcacgggcctagccgttccgcggcatgtgggatcttcccagattggggcacgaacctgtgtcctctgcatcggcaggcggactctcaaccactgcgccaccagggaaaccctcttttTCACTTCTGAAAACATAATTGATTTACCACCTGATTAAAGCGTGGGATAATTTTTTTTATGCATGggatattttaacagtattataCATGATATTTTTACATAGAATTTCACAGTATATAAACCTCACCATCCATGAGGCACAGAGTTAAGTATatatgggtatgtgtgtgtatatgtatataaaacaggtTCCACGGATTCTGCTCCTGGAACTCATTGTGTGTGGATTGTGGACCCCGGCATCTCCCACCTGCACGTTGCTCCGGCCGTCTCCCTGCTGTTCCTCCGGCCACCTCTACCCCAACCCTGACAGTCCTCTCCTAAGCAGTCAGTTTctctattagtttcctgtggctgctataTATAACTAATTACCACGTTGGTGGCTTAgggcaacaaacatttattctctCCCAGGTCTGGAGActgaaagtccaaaatcaaggtgtccgcAGGGTTGGCTCCTTCTGGAGGTGCTGAGgggaatctgttccatgcctctctggCTTATGGGGGCTGCTGACAGCGCTGAGTGTTCCGCGCCTTGAGATGCTTTACCCCAGTCTCCGCCTTCACCTCCACAcggccttcttccctgtgtgtgtcttcacatggccttcttttcttttattttttttaagatttttttgatgtggaccatttttaaagtttttattgaatttgttacaatatcgcttctgttttttttaaatatataaatgtatttatttatttttggctgcgttgggtcttcgttgctgcgcacaggctttctctagttgcagcgagtgggggctactcttcgttgcagtgcgcgggcttctcattgcagtggcttctcttgctgcggagcttgggctctaggagcgcgggcatcagtagttgtggtgtgtgggctcagtagctgtggctcgcaggctctagagcgcaggcttagtagttgtggcgcaccagcttagttgctctgcggcatgtgggatcttcctgggccagggatcaaacccatttttccctgcattggcaggcggattcttaaccactgcgccaccagggaagtccctgcttctgttttatgtttcagttttttggctgcgaggcacatgggatcttagctcctcgacctgggatcaaacccacacccccggcattggaaggcgaagtctcaaccacggaacagccagggaagtccccgtgtggccttcttacaaggacaccaatcattggatttaggacctACCCTAAACcactatgacctcatcttaactaattacatctgcaaaaaccctatctccaaatcaggtcacattctgaggttctagaTGAACACAGATTTGGGACAGAAACTAACTATTCAGCTTATTAGAGGGTCTATTAATTTAAGTCTGATGATGTCCCTAACTTGCTTACTTCTTCCTACAGCTTCCACTGCACCTCGAA containing:
- the PGPEP1 gene encoding pyroglutamyl-peptidase 1 isoform X7, which encodes MEQPRKAVVVTGFGPFGEHTVNASWIAVQELEKLGLGDSVDLHVYEIPVEYKTVQRLIPALWEKHSPQLVVHVGVSGMATTVTLEKCGHNKGYKGLDNCRFCPGSQCCVEDGPESIDSIIDMDAVCKRVTTLGLDVSVTISQDAGRVTAAQPLFTCPLWASPTMQTSWAGRFRPSSRRCWTS
- the PGPEP1 gene encoding pyroglutamyl-peptidase 1 isoform X4, producing the protein MGGCSPQAGAGEVWGTSGARPFFRLSQGLSWSKSFLPGLFVGFGPFGEHTVNASWIAVQELEKLGLGDSVDLHVYEIPVEYKTVQRLIPALWEKHSPQLVVHVGVSGMATTVTLEKCGHNKGYKGLDNCRFCPGSQCCVEDGPESIDSIIDMDAVCKRVTTLGLDVSVTISQDAGSHSLQNQPLSYPRSPGPANTIFRD
- the PGPEP1 gene encoding pyroglutamyl-peptidase 1 isoform X3; its protein translation is MEQPRKAVVVTGFGPFGEHTVNASWIAVQELEKLGLGDSVDLHVYEIPVEYKTVQRLIPALWEKHSPQLVVHVGVSGMATTVTLEKCGHNKGYKGLDNCRFCPGSQCCVEDGPESIDSIIDMDAVCKRVTTLGLDVSVTISQDAGRYLCDFAYYTSLYQSHGRSAFVHVPPLGKPYNADQLGRALQAIIEEMLDVLEQSEGKLNCCHKH
- the PGPEP1 gene encoding pyroglutamyl-peptidase 1 isoform X2, which translates into the protein MEQPRKAVVVTGFGPFGEHTVNASWIAVQELEKLGLGDSVDLHVYEIPVEYKTVQRLIPALWEKHSPQLVVHVGVSGMATTVTLEKCGHNKGYKGLDNCRFCPGSQCCVEDGPESIDSIIDMDAVCKRVTTLGLDVSVTISQDAGSVWMEQTQGHPLLQPLTTLQHFFPVTAFRISHSVILGHRDQPTPFFEINSLLPINRELPDSSELFH